A genome region from Coffea arabica cultivar ET-39 chromosome 7e, Coffea Arabica ET-39 HiFi, whole genome shotgun sequence includes the following:
- the LOC113723076 gene encoding galactinol--sucrose galactosyltransferase-like, with protein sequence MAPSLGKGGSNISVLVDGCNLSLISLDESKFLVNNHVILSEVPANIVATPSPYTTGDKPVTTSSGCFVGFDSLEAKSRHVVPVGKLKDIRFMSIFRFKVWWTTHWIGTQGADLENETQIVILDKSDSGRPYVLLLPLIEGPFRASLQPGEDDYIDLCVESGSTKVNGSLFRSVLYMHVGDDPFTLVKEAMKVVRFHLGTFKLLEEKTPPGIVDKFGWCTWDAFYLTVQPQGVWEGVKDLAEGGCPPGLVLIDDGWQSISHDDDPITTEGMNRTSAGEQMPCRLIKFQENYKFRDYESPGKSGSGAGPNKGMGAFIRDLKDNFKSVDYVYVWHAFCGYWGGLRPDIPELPESKVIAPKLSPGLQKTMEDLAVDKIVNNGVGLVPPELADQLYEGLHSHLESIGIDGVKVDVIHLLEMVCEDYGGRVELAKAYFKALTSSVRNHLKGNGVIASMEHCNDFMFLGTQAISLGRVGDDFWCTDPSGDPNGTFWLQGCHMVHCAYNSLWMGNFIHPDWDMFQSTHPCAEFHAASRAISGGPIYVSDSVGKHNFELLKSLVLPDGTILRCQYYALPTRDCLFEDPLHNGKTMLKIWNLNKYTGVVGAFNCQGGGWCREARRNKCASQYSHSVTSTFSPKDVEWKQGTSPISVDGVQVFALYSFREKRLLLSKPSDDFKISLEPFHFDLVTVSPVKVFSGKGVRFAPIGLVNMLNSGGAIQTMVFNDDADAVQIGVKGTGEMRVFSSQKPTVCRVNGNEVAFEYEGHMIIVQVPWPNSSGLSVIEYQF encoded by the exons GGCTCAAACATTTCCGTCCTGGTGGATGGCTGCAACCTGTCATTAATCAGTCTAGACGAATCAAAATTCTTGGTGAATAACCATGTCATTTTATCCGAAGTTCCGGCCAATATCGTTGCCACACCCTCCCCATACACCACCGGTGACAAGCCGGTCACAACATCTTCCGGCTGCTTCGTAGGTTTCGACAGCCTGGAGGCAAAGAGCCGTCACGTCGTGCCGGTTGGGAAGCTCAAAGACATCAGGTTCATGAGCATTTTCAGGTTCAAGGTCTGGTGGACCACCCACTGGATTGGAACCCAAGGTGCAGACCTCGAAAACGAAACTCAAATAGTCATTCTCGATAAGTCCGACTCCGGTCGCCCCTACGTCTTACTCCTTCCGCTCATCGAAGGCCCTTTCAGGGCTTCTCTTCAGCCCGGCGAAGATGACTACATAGATCTCTGCGTCGAAAGCGGGTCGACAAAAGTCAACGGCTCGTTGTTCCGGAGCGTGCTTTACATGCACGTGGGAGACGATCCATTCACGCTGGTCAAAGAGGCTATGAAGGTGGTCAGGTTCCACCTGGGGACCTTCAAGCTCTTGGAGGAAAAGACTCCACCGGGCATTGTGGATAAGTTCGGGTGGTGCACTTGGGATGCCTTCTACCTCACGGTGCAGCCGCAAGGCGTGTGGGAAGGTGTGAAGGACCTCGCGGAAGGAGGGTGCCCGCCTGGGCTGGTGCTGATCGACGATGGTTGGCAGTCCATCTCCCACGACGACGATCCAATCACCACAGAAGGAATGAACAGAACATCCGCCGGTGAACAAATGCCTTGCAGGCTCATCAAGTTCCAAGAGAACTACAAATTCAGGGACTACGAGAGCCCCGGCAAGTCGGGATCCGGTGCCGGCCCAAATAAAGGCATGGGTGCTTTCATTCGGGACCTCAAGGACAACTTCAAAAGTGTGGACTATGTTTACGTGTGGCATGCGTTTTGTGGATACTGGGGCGGGCTTAGACCCGACATCCCGGAGCTGCCCGAATCAAAAGTGATTGCACCGAAATTGTCCCCCGGACTGCAGAAGACCATGGAAGATCTCGCGGTGGATAAGATCGTGAACAATGGAGTTGGGTTGGTACCGCCGGAGCTTGCTGACCAATTGTACGAAGGCCTTCACTCTCACCTGGAGTCCATTGGAATTGATGGAGTCAAGGTGGACGTCATTCAT CTGCTGGAAATGGTTTGCGAGGATTATGGGGGCAGAGTGGAGCTCGCGAAAGCCTACTTCAAAGCCCTTACGTCTTCCGTCAGAAATCACTTGAAAGGGAATGGCGTGATTGCCAGCATGGAGCATTGCAACGACTTCATGTTCCTCGGAACCCAAGCCATCTCCCTTGGCCGTGTCG GAGACGACTTTTGGTGTACCGATCCTTCCGGTGATCCGAACGGCACATTCTGGTTACAAGGGTGTCACATGGTTCACTGCGCTTATAATAGCTTGTGGATGGGCAATTTCATTCACCCTGACTGGGACATGTTCCAGTCAACTCATCCCTGTGCTGAATTTCACGCTGCCTCTCGAGCCATCTCCGGTGGACCGATCTACGTGAGTGACTCTGTAGGAAAGCACAACTTCGAGCTCCTCAAAAGCCTCGTCTTGCCTGACGGTACAATTCTGCGTTGCCAGTACTATGCGCTTCCTACCCGTGATTGCCTCTTTGAAGACCCTCTTCACAATGGAAAAACCATGCTTAAGATCTGGAACCTCAACAAG TATACCGGAGTTGTGGGGGCATTTAACTGCCAAGGTGGAGGATGGTGCAGAGAAGCGAGACGCAACAAATGTGCCTCTCAGTATTCTCATTCTGTGACTTCCACTTTCAGTCCCAAAGATGTGGAGTGGAAGCAGGGGACTTCGCCAATCTCAGTTGATGGAGTTCAAGTGTTTGCCCTGTACTCTTTCCGGGAGAAGAGGCTGCTGCTCTCGAAGCCATCCGACGACTTCAAAATATCGCTGGAGCCATTTCATTTTGACCTCGTAACTGTCTCGCCCGTCAAGGTCTTTAGCGGCAAAGGTGTCCGGTTTGCTCCAATTGGTCTGGTGAACATGCTCAACTCTGGTGGTGCCATTCAGACAATGGTGTTCAATGATGATGCCGACGCCGTACAAATCGGAGTAAAGGGAACCGGAGAAATGAGGGTCTTCTCGTCCCAGAAGCCCACCGTTTGCCGTGTCAATGGGAATGAGGTGGCATTTGAGTATGAAGGGCACATGATCATAGTTCAAGTCCCATGGCCCAATTCTTCTGGGCTTTCTGTAATTGAGTACCAGTTCTGA